The Micromonas commoda chromosome 16, complete sequence genome has a window encoding:
- a CDS encoding predicted protein — protein MTKVHREMEGVGRTAGHGPYKCQECGEMRAKKDFSQRQLELPKKVGITCRHCNEHDKFEKKEDRRKSLDEARNAHKKNAEIHNKGRQVHQTFHSVTA, from the exons ATGACCAAAGTTCACCGTGAGATGGAAGGCGTCGGCCGAACCGCGGGCCACGGACCGTACAAGTGCCAGGAGTGCG GCGAGATGCGCGCGAAGAAGGACTTCTCGCAGAGGCAGCTGGAACTCCCGAAGAAGGTCGGGATCACGTGCAGGCACTGCAACGAGCACGACAAGTTCGAGAAGAAGGAAGACCGCCGCAAGTCGCTCGATgaggcgaggaacgcgcacAAGAAGAACGCCGAGATCCACAACAAGGGTAGGCAGGTGCACCAGACGTTCCACTCCGTCACCGCGTAG
- a CDS encoding predicted protein: MTEVQRATHPRGTAASPPRVLTRKEASAGDDCHPRDDERDPPSRVSDGRASPAPPGVRRSRRDLADSAEDLASGAAGSPVKRTREGAPPDNTGPTPASVRAGSCATEEEGGPSSASNEAPWVARWLAGRETPGGDTPDAHAGDAAGGIPRDGDGDGDGGDDAHRPSPLRRADSGSALTLPSEPAGSEFTTNWFTHNADSLTAVFTQLGWMNDGTRARRVIEIGCWEGRSTQWLLCALCRHADSVLYCVDTWRGGDQYADVGFDLGGEAHAGWAVEARFDANVRLVTGVDPNEEEEEEEEEEEEEEEEEDKNVETKTAKLRRTRVNPVRKMKARSLDVLASLLADGRSAGTFDVAYVDGSHAARDVIGDGVMCWELLRRGGVVVFDDYRWDRVMGDAIPPKRCPRMAVDAFLGMFEDELVVLERGYQVVVQKIATRR, translated from the coding sequence atgaccgaGGTGCAGCGCGCGACTCACCCGAGGggaaccgccgcgtcgcccccgcgcgtgcTGACGAGGAAAGAAGCATCGGCGGGAGATGATTGCCatcctcgcgacgacgagcgcgatcctccgtcgcgggtctcggacggacgcgcctcccccgcgccgcccggggtccgacggtcgcggcgtgACCTCGCGGACTCCGCCGAGGAtctcgcgtcgggcgcggcgggctcgcccgTGAagcgaacgcgcgagggcgcgccgcccgacaACACCGgaccgacgcccgcgagcgttcgcgcgggatcgtgcgcgacggaggaggagggaggtCCGTCCTCGGCATCCAACGAGGCGCCGTGGGTCGCGCGCTGGCTCGCGGGCCGTGAAACCCCGGGCGGCGACACGCCGGATGCccacgccggggacgccgcgggaggcATCCCccgagacggcgacggcgacggcgacggcggcgacgacgcccatcgaccgtcgccgctgcgTCGCGCAGACTCGGGATCGGCGCTGACGCTCCCATCCGAACCCGCCGGCAGCGAGTTCACCACCAACTGGTTCACGCACAACGCCGACTCCCTGACCGCGGTATTCACCCAGCTCGGCTGGATGAACGACGGcacccgggcgcgacgcgtgatCGAGATCGGGTGCTGGGAGGGCCGCAGCACGCAGTGGCTCCTGTGCGCGCTGTGCCGGCACGCGGATTCCGTGCTGTACTGCGTTGACAcgtggcgcgggggcgaccaGTACGCGGACGTGGGGTTCGACCTGGGAGGTGAGGCGCACGCGGGGtgggcggtggaggcgcggttcgacgcgaacgtgcgtttggtcaccggcgtcgaccccaacgaggaggaggaggaggaggaggaggaggaggaggaggaggaggaggaggaggacaaaAACGTAGAGACGAAAACCGCGAAACTCCGTCGTACACGCGTAAACCCGGTTCGTAAGATGAAGGCGCGCAGCCTGgacgtgctcgcgtcgctcctgGCGGACGGTCGCAGCGCCGGCACGTTCGACGTGGCGTACGTGGACGGCagccacgcggcgagggacgtcATCGGCGATGGGGTGATGTGCTGGGAGCTgctgcggcgcgggggcgtcgtcgtcttcgacgaTTACCGGTGGGACAGGGTGATGGGCGACGCGATACCGCCCAAGCGATGCCCGAGgatggcggtggacgcgttccTGGGGATgttcgaggacgagctgGTGGTGCTGGAGCGCGGGTACCAGGTGGTGGTGCAGAAGATCGCCACGCGAAGGTGA
- a CDS encoding predicted protein, with translation MKFSSDRSSPSPVSTPDDDAPARHGDVETLRRLTREAFGEITSIRDRVRAVERNLATERASRASERVRVDTRAGRCWGVGHAGAVAATRPGLDCATTVEAPFPGGDSMTARFSTTTTAAVDDADAPAPSPYERVANVANVANVSSHAPTVTLEKLMYRKRVGRDGWIRLAPVGGEGQDAAATLNPFSPGRGVALTNLAAVGSPTLAECRGTALCASYDFADALFGVSGGFFSGEEPFEDGGGYQPRRLAQVTARPGTRAAMSLAVAEGPRRGARGLSMSAAGLFAVGERTLLSAWASTAKLFGQYADDGDEDAGGWGLAATAPPKDVSRSSAGTARDAVRGWGWGVVVGKEPGESAPTQIEAFARIGDERGGGINERTLCPGIVATRDAYDGRWDVAAACRVEIKFS, from the coding sequence ATGAAGTTCTCGAGCGATCGAtcttccccgtcgcccgtctccacgcccgacgacgacgcgcccgcgaggcacGGAGACGTGGAGACGCTCCGCCGactgacgcgcgaggcgttcggGGAGATCACCTCCATCCGCGATCGCGTTCGGGCGGTGGAGCGGAATCTCGccaccgagcgcgcgagccgcgcgagcgaacgGGTCCGGGtggacacgcgcgcgggacgatgCTGGGGGGTCGggcacgcgggcgccgtggcggcgacgcgcccgggtcTTGactgcgcgacgacggtggagGCGCCGTTCCCGGGGGGGGATTCGATGACGGCGCGattctcgacgacgacgaccgccgccgtcgacgacgccgacgcccccgccccaTCCCCgtacgagcgcgtcgccaacGTCGCCAACGTCGCCAACGTCtcctcgcacgcgccgacCGTGACCCTGGAGAAGCTCATGTACAGAAAGAgggtcgggcgcgacggatgGATCAGGTTGGCGCCGGTTGGGGGCGAGGGccaggacgccgccgccacgctcAACCCGTTCtcccccggccgcggcgtcgccctcacgaacctcgccgcggtgggttCCCCCACGCTCGCGGAGTGCCGCGGCACCGCGCTCTGCGCGTCGTACgacttcgccgacgccctcttCGGCGTGTCCGGCGGCTTCTTCTCCGGCGAGGAACCGTTtgaagacggcggcgggtaccagccccggcggctcgcgcAGGTCACCGCGAGGCCGGGCACACGGGCGGCGatgtcgctcgcggtggcggaaggaccgaggcgaggcgcgcgcgggttatcgatgagcgccgcgggtttattcgccgtcggcgagaggACGCTGTTgtcggcgtgggcgtccaccgcgaagCTCTTCGGGCAatacgccgacgacggcgacgaggacgccggcgggtggggcctcgccgcgaccgcgccgccgaaggacgtgtcgaggagcagcgctgggaccgcgagggacgcggtgcgcgggTGGGGCTGGGGCGTCGTGGTCGGAAAGGAGCCCGGGgagtcggcgccgacgcagaTCGAGGCGTTTGCGAGAatcggcgacgaacgcggcgggggtatCAACGAGCGAACCCTGTGCCccgggatcgtcgcgacgagggacgcgtATGACGGGCGgtgggacgtcgcggccgcgtgTAGGGTCGAGATCAAGTTCTCGTGA
- a CDS encoding predicted protein, translated as MNVDDLAVALGKATLDCLNPRGPLAQYAQVRDVCTLSILVKSATKGPAVVNADDSRETAAVRAAANALVTSYDELGKELANETTGGARAAAFEASRARLRDTAAALLDCFRLDDRFAGPIRSDFPDLFGA; from the coding sequence ATGAACGTCGACGACCTGGCGGTGGCCCTGGGCAAGGCGACGCTGGACTGCCTCAACCCGCGCGGCCCCCTCGCGCAGTACGCGCAGGTGCGCGACGTGTGCACGCTGAGCATCCTGGTCAAGTCCGCGACCAAGGGGCCCGCGGTGGTCAACGCCGACGACTCGCGggagaccgccgcggtgcgcgcggcggcgaacgcgctggTGACGTCGTACGACGAGCTGGGTAAGGAGCTCGCGAATGAGacgacgggcggggcgcgggcggcggcgttcgaggcgtcgcgggcgaggcttcgggacacggcggcggcgctgctggaTTGCTTCCGACTCGACGACAGGTTCGCGGGGCCGATCCGATCGGACTTTCCCGACTTGTTCGGCGCGTGA